Below is a genomic region from Lutra lutra chromosome 18, mLutLut1.2, whole genome shotgun sequence.
CACAGCGCCACCAGCCCCAGCTCCGCCGCGCCGGCGGcagtggcggcggcggctcctCCTGGAGAGGCAGGCGCTTCACCCCCCACAGCAACTCCCCACAAACTTTCCCCGGGAATACggcgggccgggggcgcggggcgcgcgGCCGGGCGCCGCCGCCGGGCCGCAGCCCCCTCCCGGCGcagcgcccgccgccgccgccgcccgccgccgcccgctcCCCGCTCGCGCGCGCACCCCGCGGGCCGCCGGGGCCGCCCCCTCCCCGgtcccgcggcggcggcggcggtggcggcggcgcaGGGCCGGGGGGGCGCCCGGGGTGGGGGCCGACACCGGGGgcagcggtggcggcggcggctcccGGCGCCATCTTGGGCTGATCGATGAATTGAACAAAGAGGATCAATTTCTGATCAAGCGAGTTATCAATGGGGGCCGGGGAGCGAGAGGGACTTGTCCCCGACTCGGCCCCGCTTTCCCCGgcacccccctcctccccgccgccGCGGCCCCCCGGCGGACGGGCAGCCCGGGGCCCCGGGGGAGGCCGCGACCGcccgcagcccccacccccgggcgAGAGGCCGAGCGAGCAGAAGCCTGACCTGCAGCTGCTGTAAATCAAAGCGCTTCCAATATTGAAACATCGATCCCACATTGGCCGCCATCTTGAGACATATTGAGACGGAGTGAGAGGCTGATAGAGAGGGGGCTGGAGTTCAGGAGCCGCCAGGAGGCAGCAGGCGGGCGGCGCCAAAACCCGGCCTGGAGCCGGCCGCTGCCGCCGCCACGGAGGACGCGGACTCCTCCTCACGGCGCCGCCGCAGCCATGGCGAGCCCGAGCCGGAGCCGGAGTCGGAGCCCGAGGGCGCGGCGGCCGCCGCGGGGCCTGGCGCGTGcggcccctgccccctcctcccccggcGCCCGGCGTCCGGCCCGCGACCCCCGCCCCTCCCGGGCCCCCCGGCCCCagcgggcggcggcggccgccGGCCCGGCCCCGAGGGGGCGCTGGAGGGCGgcgggaggggcgcctgggcccCAGCGGGAGGCCCCGGGCCGGGCTCACCTGGGGCGTGCTTCGGGCCCCCGGGGGTCGCAGGGCCCGGCGGCGGCCGAGCGCGGCCCCTCCCGGGCCCTCGGTCGGGGGCTTTCGGCCGCGTCCGGACGGACTCCGGAGCCGCGCCGACTTAGCTCGCTCTCCTGCGGGCCCCGAGCGCGCGGAGCCGCCGCGACCACCTGCCCCAGCCCCGACCCCGCACGGGCTGGGCCCACCGCGGCCGCGCGTGTGCGAGGCGCGCTGGTCGGCGGCTGCCGCACCCCCACCAGCCTGGGCCCCGGCCGGATTCAGGCCGAGCCTGCCGGTGGCGGCGTTTCAAGTTGGGGGGAGTGGAGTTGGGGTGAAACCAGCCCTGACCCTCTTGTCGCTGCACACGTTAACGCTCGGAACGGTGGCAGCGCGGTCCCCGCGACGCACCGAGGTGCGCCGCAATCCCCGCGGCCGGGGGTCCGAGCGGCCCCCTCCCGCCCGAGCTGCTCCCGCTTAGGCCAGGACAGGAAAAGTCCTGGCGCACCGTTGTGTGTCCCCCCGCAAGCCTCAGCGGAACAGCCCTGGAAACTTCCTGTAGTTCAGACACTTCGGTTTTCACTCCTTCTGGTGCAGAAACTTGGAAAGAGTAGGTGCACTTACAGCAGAGCGCCGGGTCCCTGGTTTACAGAAATGCTAAAATTAAACCCAAGAGTCAATTcgcttttgatttctttttttcgcAGAAACCTGGCAAAAGCACACGTTTTATGATCGTCGTCTTTAATTGATTATACACACGTGTTTGACTCTCCAGGACTTTCCTGTACTCGCGCTCTCTCGCACTTCATGTGACGTGTGATTAGTTAAAACCCCCAAATTCCTTGATCTTGaaaattacatgtaaataaaattcgtatggaataaaaaaatacaacatgtaAGTGGGATAGAACTGCTTTCAACAGAGTTCGAGGGCTCAGCGCTGATCCATGGGGGTGAATTCAGCGTTTTTAAACGAAGGGCTTGGAAATGAAAGGCCACAAGATTTAGAGAACACACGTGCCCTAGGTCTCGCGCGGCCGGCCAGGAGCCTCAGTGTCGTCAACGCGCAGCTCCCGAGGTCCACCGGGGGGTTCCCTCGGCGTCCCCGTCTAGGCTTCGACTAGCAGGAGCGGCAGCAAGCAGGTGGGCGGGAGCGGGCGCGGGCCGGGGGCGCCGCGAGCCTCGGCCCCAGATGCTGTGACGCCGGGCAGGCCAGTGGCGACCTCGGGAACGCCGAGGACCGCCTCGGTG
It encodes:
- the LOC125090447 gene encoding translation initiation factor IF-2-like; its protein translation is MASPSRSRSRSPRARRPPRGLARAAPAPSSPGARRPARDPRPSRAPRPQRAAAAAGPAPRGRWRAAGGAPGPQREAPGRAHLGRASGPRGSQGPAAAERGPSRALGRGLSAASGRTPEPRRLSSLSCGPRARGAAATTCPSPDPARAGPTAAARVRGALVGGCRTPTSLGPGRIQAEPAGGGVSSWGEWSWGETSPDPLVAAHVNARNGGSAVPATHRGAPQSPRPGVRAAPSRPSCSRLGQDRKSPGAPLCVPPQASAEQPWKLPVVQTLRFSLLLVQKLGKKTWQKHTFYDRRL